In the Candidatus Eisenbacteria bacterium genome, one interval contains:
- a CDS encoding CpsD/CapB family tyrosine-protein kinase, producing MSQSKKPAAPDIFAAYEPEAPVATEFRRLFVRIKRLGGDEGAHSVMITSARRGEGKTTAAAQLALTAALHGNRKVVLVDVDLRRPRIHSVTGLEQRPGLTEVLRWQSTLDAALRDTPLPNLKVLPSGKVLNSPSALLESPRLKEMLDELKARFDFLVLDAPPVIPVTDPMVLAPLVDVTLLVVMAGETPRAVVQRAKALLEDADARKLGVVVNNVDEVLPYYYDYRYYGYGYESNVSPAEGPADGRETR from the coding sequence ATGAGCCAGTCGAAGAAGCCCGCCGCACCCGACATCTTCGCCGCCTACGAGCCGGAGGCCCCGGTGGCCACCGAGTTCCGGCGGCTGTTCGTGCGCATCAAGCGCCTCGGCGGCGACGAGGGCGCGCACTCGGTGATGATCACCAGCGCCCGGCGCGGGGAGGGCAAGACCACCGCCGCCGCCCAGCTGGCGCTCACCGCCGCGCTGCACGGGAACCGCAAGGTGGTGCTGGTGGACGTGGACCTGCGCCGGCCCCGCATCCACAGCGTGACCGGGCTGGAGCAGCGCCCCGGGCTGACCGAGGTGCTGCGCTGGCAGTCCACGCTGGACGCGGCGCTGCGCGACACTCCGCTGCCGAACCTCAAGGTGCTGCCCAGCGGCAAGGTGCTCAACTCGCCCTCGGCGCTGCTGGAGTCCCCGCGCCTGAAGGAGATGCTCGACGAGCTCAAGGCGCGCTTCGATTTCCTGGTGCTGGACGCCCCGCCGGTGATCCCGGTCACCGACCCGATGGTCCTGGCGCCCCTGGTGGACGTGACGCTGCTGGTGGTGATGGCGGGGGAGACGCCGCGCGCGGTGGTGCAGCGCGCCAAGGCGCTGCTGGAGGATGCCGACGCCCGCAAGCTGGGCGTGGTGGTGAACAACGTGGACGAAGTCCTGCCGTACTACTACGACTACCGGTATTACGGCTACGGATACGAGAGCAACGTGAGCCCGGCCGAGGGGCCGGCCGATGGGAGGGAGACGAGGTGA
- a CDS encoding glycosyltransferase: MKPVVVHVRATNFLGGPERQVLGHARVSAGAWYEPVLAAFSERRGRVDFLDAAAAQGTRTLLLRSGGPFDPAPLRQLAHFVAHEPVAALVAHGYKAAAVCDLVSRATGRPWLGAVRGFTGENRRVRGFEAVEMRLLHHARLVIAVSQGTAEMLAARGIPPERIRVVANSVEVDEWLPAGDAAGRAPRGEAWVFSGRLSPEKN, from the coding sequence GTGAAACCGGTGGTGGTGCATGTGCGCGCGACCAACTTCCTCGGCGGGCCCGAACGCCAGGTGCTGGGGCACGCCCGCGTGTCCGCCGGTGCGTGGTACGAACCGGTGCTGGCCGCCTTCTCGGAGCGCCGCGGCCGGGTGGACTTCCTGGACGCCGCCGCGGCCCAGGGCACGCGCACGCTGCTGCTGCGCTCCGGCGGCCCGTTCGACCCGGCCCCGCTGCGACAGCTGGCCCACTTCGTGGCGCACGAGCCGGTGGCCGCGCTGGTGGCCCACGGATACAAGGCGGCCGCGGTGTGCGACCTGGTGTCGCGCGCCACGGGCCGGCCGTGGCTGGGGGCGGTGCGGGGCTTCACCGGGGAGAACCGGCGCGTGCGGGGCTTCGAGGCGGTGGAGATGCGACTGCTGCACCACGCCCGCCTGGTGATCGCCGTCTCCCAGGGCACCGCCGAGATGCTGGCCGCGCGCGGGATCCCGCCCGAACGCATCCGCGTGGTCGCCAACTCGGTCGAGGTGGACGAGTGGCTGCCCGCGGGGGACGCGGCCGGCCGCGCGCCCCGCGGCGAGGCCTGGGTGTTCTCGGGCCGCCTGTCGCCGGAGAAGAACG
- a CDS encoding SDR family oxidoreductase, protein MLQRCLVTGGAGFIGSNLVERLLADGASVKVLDNFSTGRRCNLDFARAPDVASRLEVLEGDIRDLEACRAAARGVEVVFHQAALPSVQRSVEDPVASHQVNATGSLHVLQAAREAGARRVVYASSSSVYGENPALPKTEEHETRPMSPYAISKLAGEQYARVFHQLYGFEAVALRYFNVFGPRQDPDSHYSAVIPRFIRRLLSGDPPDIYGDGEQSRDFTYVANVVEANLKAATAADAPGRAFNIALGGRVSLNELLRMLAEILGVPARARHLEARKGDIRHSQAGIELAREVLGYRGEVSLEEGLRRTVEHFRSPSRTGS, encoded by the coding sequence TTGCTCCAGCGCTGTCTCGTGACCGGCGGGGCCGGTTTCATCGGATCGAACCTGGTGGAGCGCCTGCTCGCCGACGGCGCGTCGGTGAAGGTGCTCGACAACTTCTCCACGGGCCGCCGCTGCAACCTGGACTTCGCGCGCGCGCCCGACGTGGCGTCCCGGCTCGAGGTCCTGGAGGGGGACATCCGCGACCTCGAGGCGTGCCGCGCCGCGGCCCGGGGGGTCGAGGTGGTGTTCCACCAGGCCGCCCTGCCGTCGGTGCAACGCTCGGTGGAGGACCCGGTGGCGTCCCACCAGGTGAACGCCACCGGATCGCTCCACGTGCTGCAGGCGGCCCGCGAAGCCGGCGCGCGGCGCGTGGTCTACGCCAGCTCCTCGTCGGTGTACGGGGAGAACCCGGCGCTGCCCAAGACCGAGGAGCACGAGACGCGCCCGATGAGCCCCTACGCCATCTCGAAGCTGGCGGGGGAGCAGTACGCGCGGGTGTTCCACCAGCTCTACGGTTTCGAGGCGGTGGCCCTGCGCTACTTCAACGTGTTCGGCCCGCGCCAGGACCCCGACTCGCACTACTCCGCGGTGATCCCACGCTTCATCCGCAGGCTGTTGAGCGGGGATCCCCCCGACATCTACGGCGACGGCGAGCAGTCGCGCGACTTCACCTACGTGGCGAACGTGGTGGAGGCCAACCTGAAGGCCGCCACCGCCGCGGACGCGCCGGGACGGGCCTTCAACATCGCCCTCGGCGGGCGCGTCTCGCTCAACGAGCTGCTCCGGATGCTGGCGGAAATCCTGGGGGTGCCCGCGCGCGCCCGTCACCTCGAGGCGCGCAAGGGCGACATCCGGCACTCGCAGGCGGGCATCGAGCTGGCCCGCGAGGTGCTGGGGTACCGGGGCGAAGTGTCCCTGGAGGAAGGGCTGCGTCGCACGGTGGAGCACTTCCGGAGCCCCTCCCGCACGGGCTCCTGA
- a CDS encoding glycosyltransferase, with protein MRVLVLDEWLPVPMDSGKRLRSYELLRRLARRHDVTWLAPARPGPATAEAADTMRADGFHVETVDLAVPTRREAAFYLRAAASVFDREPYVVTRFKSGGLRRRIGKLHAERPFDLLHVEWTPLAANRPAGWDRPWLVDAHNLEWKIWERHAGVSGPPLGWFYALEARRMAAFERGVFRAADLTLAVSESEQREIEALGGRARCVDNGVDLDRLRPADTPEEPVLLFTGALDWAANNDAVEHFLADLWPAVRSACPGARFQVVGARPDPAWAARVAAHPGVEVHASVPDTRPYFEHASVVVVPLRVAGGTRLKILEALAMGKAVVSTAVGAEGLAVTAGEDYLVAETAGEWAGSCAALLGDPARRRSMGMSGRHRIEGRYGWDALAGALERAWLELQPGGARS; from the coding sequence ATGCGCGTCCTGGTGCTCGACGAGTGGCTGCCGGTGCCCATGGACTCGGGCAAGCGGCTGCGCAGCTACGAGCTGCTGCGCCGGCTGGCCCGGCGCCACGACGTCACCTGGCTGGCGCCCGCGCGGCCCGGACCGGCCACCGCGGAAGCCGCGGACACCATGCGCGCGGACGGGTTCCACGTGGAGACGGTGGACCTCGCGGTGCCCACGCGGCGCGAAGCGGCGTTCTATCTCCGGGCGGCCGCCTCGGTGTTCGACCGCGAACCGTACGTGGTGACCCGCTTCAAATCGGGCGGGCTGCGCCGGCGCATCGGGAAACTGCACGCGGAGCGGCCCTTCGACCTGCTGCACGTGGAATGGACCCCGCTGGCGGCCAACCGGCCGGCCGGCTGGGACCGGCCCTGGCTGGTGGACGCGCACAACCTCGAGTGGAAGATCTGGGAGCGCCACGCGGGCGTTTCCGGGCCGCCCCTGGGCTGGTTCTACGCGCTCGAGGCGAGGCGCATGGCGGCGTTCGAGCGCGGGGTGTTCCGGGCGGCGGACCTCACGCTGGCGGTCTCCGAGTCCGAGCAGCGTGAGATCGAGGCCCTGGGCGGCCGGGCGCGCTGCGTGGACAACGGCGTGGACCTGGACCGTCTGCGCCCTGCGGACACTCCCGAGGAGCCGGTGCTGCTCTTCACCGGGGCCCTGGACTGGGCCGCCAACAACGACGCGGTGGAGCACTTCCTGGCGGACCTGTGGCCCGCGGTGCGATCCGCATGCCCCGGGGCGCGCTTCCAGGTGGTGGGGGCGCGGCCCGACCCGGCGTGGGCCGCGCGGGTGGCGGCGCACCCGGGAGTGGAGGTTCACGCCTCGGTGCCGGACACCCGGCCGTACTTCGAACACGCGTCCGTGGTGGTGGTGCCGCTGCGCGTGGCCGGGGGCACCCGGCTCAAGATCCTCGAGGCCCTGGCCATGGGCAAGGCGGTGGTCAGCACGGCGGTGGGGGCGGAGGGTCTGGCGGTGACGGCCGGCGAGGATTACCTTGTCGCCGAGACGGCGGGCGAGTGGGCCGGATCGTGCGCGGCGCTGCTGGGGGACCCGGCACGCCGGCGCTCGATGGGCATGTCCGGACGGCACCGGATCGAGGGACGCTACGGCTGGGACGCGCTGGCCGGCGCGCTGGAGCGCGCGTGGCTGGAACTGCAACCCGGAGGGGCACGATCGTGA
- a CDS encoding lipopolysaccharide biosynthesis protein — protein sequence MSTPAAPTTLSARLGRHSLVYGVSVLASQALGFLLIPVYTRALSPADYGALEVLGRTSEVLGVLVIAGLRLAVVRFVQDPAYRVRRGAVVGSGLAFVASLALLVSAALLWQADAVAQLLLPGHRLGWAVRLMAAGAVFDLLTVQPLALLQADQRSTRFVAFNLLRFTLGLALNLALVAWLDMGLKGILLSTLMAAASTAVALHAGLWRDERPAVDRGVLRELLRFGLPFVPGGLFLFILNNGDRYFLARMAPADDLGIYALGYRLGTVVMFLFVQPVMMNWNAMMVEIANRPDGREVFRRVFTFVTAGYLVASAAFSLLGPALLGLVAGPQFRRAAELIPWVCLAYFFWTASLFFDTPFYLARKTGAKPILLAAATALNLFLYATLIPRYGMFGAVWATALAFAFFAWLTWAVSRRHLDVPYDWARVGAMLAAASAAVIAGGAFRPLGAVASVAWPAGLAVALAALAWRGILTRRDRSAALRALRSLFPAAAEASREA from the coding sequence GTGAGCACCCCCGCCGCACCCACGACGCTGTCCGCGCGCCTGGGCCGGCACTCGCTCGTCTACGGGGTCAGCGTGCTGGCCAGCCAGGCGCTGGGCTTCCTGCTGATCCCGGTCTACACGCGCGCCCTGAGCCCTGCCGACTACGGGGCGCTCGAGGTGCTGGGGCGCACCTCCGAGGTGCTCGGGGTGCTGGTGATCGCCGGGCTGCGGCTGGCGGTGGTTCGCTTCGTGCAGGATCCGGCCTACCGCGTGCGACGCGGGGCGGTGGTGGGCAGCGGCCTGGCCTTCGTGGCCTCGCTGGCGCTGCTGGTGTCGGCCGCGCTGCTGTGGCAGGCCGACGCGGTGGCGCAGCTGCTCCTGCCCGGCCACCGGCTGGGCTGGGCGGTGCGGCTGATGGCGGCGGGGGCGGTGTTCGACCTGCTGACGGTGCAGCCCCTGGCGCTGCTGCAGGCCGACCAGCGCTCGACCCGCTTCGTGGCTTTCAACCTGCTGCGCTTCACGCTGGGCCTGGCGCTCAACCTGGCGCTGGTGGCCTGGCTCGACATGGGGCTCAAGGGAATCCTGCTTTCCACGCTGATGGCCGCCGCCTCCACCGCCGTGGCGCTGCACGCCGGCCTGTGGCGCGACGAGCGGCCCGCCGTGGACCGGGGAGTGCTCCGGGAGTTGTTGCGCTTCGGGCTGCCGTTCGTGCCGGGAGGGCTGTTCCTGTTCATCCTCAACAACGGCGACCGCTATTTCCTGGCCCGCATGGCCCCGGCCGACGACCTGGGCATCTACGCCCTGGGCTATCGCCTCGGCACGGTGGTGATGTTCCTGTTCGTGCAGCCGGTGATGATGAACTGGAACGCGATGATGGTGGAGATCGCGAACCGGCCGGACGGCCGGGAGGTGTTCCGACGGGTGTTCACCTTTGTGACCGCCGGCTACCTGGTGGCCAGCGCCGCCTTCTCGTTGCTGGGCCCGGCCCTCCTCGGCCTGGTGGCCGGGCCGCAGTTCCGCCGGGCGGCGGAGCTGATCCCGTGGGTGTGCCTGGCCTACTTCTTCTGGACCGCTTCGCTGTTCTTCGACACCCCGTTCTACCTGGCGCGCAAGACCGGGGCCAAGCCCATCCTGCTGGCGGCGGCGACCGCGCTGAACCTGTTCCTGTACGCCACGCTGATCCCGCGCTACGGCATGTTCGGGGCGGTGTGGGCAACCGCGCTGGCGTTCGCGTTCTTCGCCTGGCTCACCTGGGCCGTGTCGCGCCGCCACCTGGACGTGCCCTACGACTGGGCCCGCGTGGGGGCGATGCTGGCGGCCGCGTCGGCCGCGGTGATCGCGGGAGGCGCGTTCCGGCCGCTGGGGGCGGTGGCCTCCGTGGCCTGGCCCGCAGGCCTGGCGGTCGCGCTGGCCGCCCTGGCGTGGCGGGGAATCCTGACGCGCCGGGACCGCTCCGCGGCCCTGCGCGCCCTGCGCTCCCTGTTCCCCGCGGCCGCGGAGGCATCCCGTGAAGCTTGA
- a CDS encoding O-antigen ligase family protein translates to MKLEPAPLPEREPRGVSLVRPRQLILPATLLATVAAGFALMYYPPEIVLAAVMALLLGVVLLSRPFVGLLILLGIMVVQPGELELALAALHIERIAAAMVILATAYELRQKRTAVFFIGHPLLTAMYLFLLVLCLSMLGSVWLGGTSATIQAYVRTLAYCLIIINLVRSPQRLATLMRFFMLLHTYLAFQTLKGYYAGEIVLAQGISRAVGKTSFGGDPNTLAATLIAAIPIFFLGFRVERSWGWRVVWGASMLACLWTVVLTGSRSGILGVLLLAVLLWIMSPRKLVTLMAALALLGVVWLAMPQQYKTRYLTIKNKELDESSQGRIEAWKAGIQMYLDRPLLGVGAGNFSPAHAMQAKEFEGKNWLQAHSLYIQLIAELGTLGALAFLYFLFRMFQNCARLIRKFPVHRRDSDYRGVVARSALIACLALMLVGIFGHNLYRITWYLMAGLLIVVDRAQEA, encoded by the coding sequence GTGAAGCTTGAGCCGGCGCCCCTCCCGGAGCGCGAGCCGCGCGGGGTCTCGCTGGTCCGGCCCCGGCAGCTGATCCTGCCGGCCACCCTGCTGGCCACCGTGGCCGCCGGCTTCGCGCTCATGTACTACCCGCCGGAGATCGTGCTGGCGGCGGTGATGGCGCTGCTGCTGGGCGTGGTTCTGCTGTCGCGCCCCTTCGTGGGGCTGTTGATCCTGCTGGGAATCATGGTGGTGCAGCCCGGTGAGCTGGAGCTGGCCCTGGCGGCGCTGCACATCGAGCGCATCGCGGCCGCGATGGTGATCCTGGCCACCGCCTACGAGTTGCGCCAGAAGCGCACCGCGGTGTTCTTCATCGGCCACCCGCTGCTCACGGCCATGTACCTGTTCCTGCTGGTGCTGTGCCTGAGCATGCTCGGCTCGGTGTGGCTGGGAGGGACGTCCGCAACCATCCAGGCCTACGTGCGCACGCTGGCCTACTGCCTGATCATCATCAACCTGGTGCGAAGCCCGCAGCGCCTGGCCACGCTGATGCGCTTCTTTATGCTCCTGCACACCTACCTGGCGTTCCAGACGCTCAAAGGCTACTACGCGGGCGAGATCGTGCTCGCCCAGGGCATCAGCCGCGCGGTGGGCAAGACCAGCTTCGGCGGCGACCCCAACACCCTGGCCGCCACGCTGATCGCGGCCATCCCCATCTTCTTCCTGGGCTTCCGCGTGGAGCGGAGCTGGGGCTGGCGGGTGGTGTGGGGCGCGAGCATGCTGGCGTGCCTGTGGACGGTGGTGCTCACCGGCTCACGCTCCGGCATCCTCGGGGTGCTGCTGCTGGCGGTGCTGCTGTGGATCATGAGCCCGCGGAAGCTGGTCACGCTGATGGCCGCGCTGGCGCTGCTCGGCGTGGTGTGGCTGGCCATGCCGCAGCAGTACAAGACCCGCTACCTGACCATCAAGAACAAGGAACTGGACGAATCCTCGCAGGGACGCATCGAGGCCTGGAAGGCGGGCATCCAGATGTACCTCGACCGGCCGCTCCTGGGGGTCGGCGCGGGGAACTTCAGCCCCGCCCACGCCATGCAGGCCAAGGAGTTCGAGGGTAAGAACTGGCTGCAGGCCCACAGTCTCTACATCCAGCTCATCGCCGAGCTGGGCACGCTGGGGGCGCTGGCGTTCCTGTACTTCCTGTTCCGCATGTTCCAGAACTGCGCCCGGCTGATCCGGAAGTTCCCCGTTCACCGGCGGGATTCGGACTATCGCGGGGTGGTGGCGCGCTCGGCGCTCATCGCCTGCCTGGCACTGATGCTGGTGGGCATCTTCGGACACAACCTCTACCGCATCACCTGGTACCTGATGGCCGGCCTGCTGATCGTGGTGGACCGCGCGCAGGAGGCCTGA
- a CDS encoding polysaccharide export protein: MPRPNLLAVAAALALAVFAMPAGAAISPPGSPDYKIGVDDILQVVVRPRLDLSAQATVLGDGTINLPSLGAVKAEGMTVNLLSADLTRRFGLYDRDVTQVVVTVLAYNSQKIFLLGEVYKPGRYAFPVIPGIWDVVREGGGPTNEADLGAVQLIHGEGDKRETVTVDLGSAIASGDFSGLPKLRPGDTVRLVRKQIVVPTKDQVYVMGEVKVPGIYSTQTAPDVLGAIMVAGGPGPDAKMSRVTVTRRNGENTRSIELDLDHYLDGDVALANLPLKAGDAISVPTRSGGLARGLGPINAVMPVLQVLISTFIAIESIRAVRGNP, from the coding sequence ATGCCCCGACCCAACCTGCTGGCCGTTGCCGCGGCGCTGGCACTGGCAGTCTTCGCCATGCCCGCGGGGGCGGCGATCTCCCCCCCGGGTTCCCCGGACTACAAGATCGGCGTGGACGACATTCTCCAGGTGGTGGTGCGCCCGCGGCTGGACCTCAGCGCCCAGGCCACCGTGCTCGGCGACGGCACCATCAACCTGCCCTCGCTGGGAGCCGTGAAGGCCGAGGGCATGACCGTGAACCTGCTCTCCGCCGACCTCACCCGCCGCTTCGGCCTCTACGACCGGGACGTCACCCAGGTGGTGGTGACGGTGCTGGCCTACAACAGCCAGAAGATCTTCCTGCTGGGCGAGGTGTACAAGCCGGGCCGCTACGCGTTCCCGGTGATCCCGGGCATCTGGGACGTGGTGCGCGAGGGCGGCGGGCCCACCAACGAGGCCGACCTGGGAGCGGTGCAGCTCATTCACGGCGAGGGCGACAAGCGCGAGACGGTCACCGTGGACCTGGGCTCGGCCATCGCGTCGGGCGATTTCTCGGGCCTGCCCAAGCTCCGCCCCGGCGACACGGTGCGCCTGGTGCGCAAGCAGATCGTGGTGCCCACCAAGGACCAGGTGTACGTGATGGGCGAGGTGAAGGTGCCGGGCATCTATTCCACCCAGACCGCGCCCGACGTGCTCGGCGCGATCATGGTGGCCGGCGGCCCCGGCCCGGACGCGAAGATGTCGCGCGTCACCGTCACCCGCCGCAACGGCGAGAACACGCGCTCCATCGAGCTGGACCTCGACCACTACCTGGACGGCGACGTGGCCCTGGCGAACCTGCCCCTCAAGGCCGGCGACGCCATCTCGGTGCCCACCCGGTCCGGCGGACTGGCCCGCGGTCTGGGCCCCATCAACGCGGTGATGCCGGTGCTGCAGGTGCTGATCTCGACCTTCATCGCCATCGAGTCCATCCGCGCCGTGCGCGGCAACCCGTAG
- a CDS encoding glycosyltransferase, with the protein MILTNSTMSQSALWQARTRSVSRPGRSDVREAVALFLERRASRGVVTLGARTALVYGALTRLLGAGPPWVAKELLLDDPAPGAGGALKRAAYRWALRHCRAAVVYSEAERAPAAAALGLGLERCVFVPFHTRREPAAEPLDGDGPMLAAGRSLRDYRTLAEAVRLAGCRVEVIAPAVEGRALAGAPGVDFLGEVPDAEYRLRLERATAVIVPLRATARSAGQAVVLEAMALGKAVVCADVPGLRDYVRPGVTALAYPPGNAEALAARLRQLADPALRLRLGRAAQQVARERFTPDRHARAVLELLAGDAPEEART; encoded by the coding sequence ATGATCCTCACCAACTCCACCATGTCCCAGAGCGCGCTGTGGCAGGCGCGCACGCGCAGCGTGTCGCGCCCCGGCCGGAGCGACGTGCGCGAAGCCGTGGCGCTGTTCCTGGAGCGTCGCGCGTCCCGGGGAGTGGTGACGCTGGGCGCCCGCACCGCGCTCGTCTACGGGGCCCTGACGCGGCTGCTGGGCGCGGGCCCTCCGTGGGTGGCCAAGGAACTGCTGCTGGATGATCCGGCCCCCGGCGCCGGCGGCGCGCTGAAGCGGGCCGCGTACCGCTGGGCGCTGCGGCACTGCCGGGCCGCGGTGGTGTACTCGGAGGCCGAACGGGCCCCGGCGGCCGCCGCGCTGGGCCTGGGCCTCGAGAGATGCGTGTTCGTGCCGTTTCACACCCGGCGCGAGCCGGCCGCGGAACCGCTCGACGGGGACGGACCGATGCTCGCCGCCGGCCGCTCCCTGCGCGACTACCGGACGCTGGCGGAGGCGGTGCGACTGGCGGGCTGCCGCGTGGAGGTGATCGCGCCGGCGGTCGAGGGCCGCGCCCTGGCCGGGGCCCCGGGGGTGGACTTCCTGGGCGAAGTGCCGGACGCCGAGTACCGGCTCCGGCTGGAGCGGGCCACCGCGGTGATCGTCCCCCTGCGCGCCACGGCGCGCTCGGCGGGCCAGGCGGTGGTGCTGGAGGCGATGGCGCTGGGCAAGGCCGTGGTGTGCGCCGACGTGCCCGGTCTGCGCGACTACGTCCGGCCCGGGGTCACCGCGCTGGCCTATCCGCCGGGAAACGCGGAGGCGCTGGCGGCCCGCCTGCGCCAACTGGCCGATCCGGCGCTCCGCCTGCGTCTGGGCCGCGCCGCCCAGCAGGTGGCGCGGGAACGATTCACTCCCGACCGGCACGCCCGCGCGGTCCTGGAACTGCTGGCCGGGGACGCCCCCGAGGAGGCCCGCACGTGA
- a CDS encoding GGDEF domain-containing protein produces MPHPNAPADANSLRALAAAVTHASRAAETGSLIRGILEACARPGGALAAALTLPDGSRLRLWVQRPGASGAMEEPSPSRLDCLPPSRGHDGEPRLLPVSPFEVELALHLRRTAHCVEVALPSRQGGGASLLLFLPGPAERLSGLEREFARAMAQVVSLGLERLRAQRRLGIVATRDDLTHAFNYRFLKTALRKELARSARRAQPLSVIMLDVDQLKHYNDRFGHLLGSALLRDMAQLLKRELRGVDWVAKYGGDEFLVILPSTDKLGAAKLADRLRRAVCEHAFDRAQPGEVTVSLGVACFPADGEMPLALIEAADRALYSAKWAGRNRTHLAGGRAGEPDLAA; encoded by the coding sequence TTGCCACACCCGAATGCTCCCGCTGACGCCAATTCGCTCCGTGCGCTCGCCGCGGCGGTGACGCACGCCTCGCGCGCCGCGGAGACCGGCTCGCTGATCCGCGGCATCCTGGAGGCCTGCGCGCGCCCCGGCGGAGCGTTGGCGGCGGCGCTGACCCTGCCCGACGGTTCGCGCCTGCGGCTGTGGGTGCAGCGGCCGGGCGCATCCGGGGCGATGGAGGAGCCGTCGCCGAGCCGCCTGGACTGCCTGCCGCCCAGCCGCGGCCACGACGGCGAGCCACGTTTGCTGCCGGTGTCGCCGTTCGAGGTGGAGCTGGCGCTGCACCTGCGGCGGACGGCGCACTGCGTGGAAGTGGCGCTGCCGTCCCGGCAGGGTGGGGGGGCCAGCCTGCTGCTGTTCCTGCCCGGCCCCGCCGAGCGTCTCAGCGGCCTGGAGCGCGAGTTTGCGCGCGCCATGGCGCAGGTAGTCTCGCTGGGCCTGGAGCGGCTCCGGGCGCAGCGCCGGCTGGGAATCGTGGCCACCCGCGACGACCTCACCCACGCCTTCAATTACCGCTTCCTCAAGACCGCGCTGCGCAAGGAGCTGGCGCGCAGCGCCCGGCGCGCCCAGCCGCTCTCGGTGATCATGCTGGACGTGGACCAGCTCAAGCACTACAACGACCGCTTCGGTCACCTCCTGGGCAGCGCCCTGCTGCGCGACATGGCCCAGCTCCTCAAGCGGGAACTGCGGGGCGTGGACTGGGTAGCCAAGTACGGGGGCGACGAGTTCCTGGTGATCCTGCCCTCCACCGACAAGCTCGGCGCCGCGAAACTGGCGGACCGGCTGCGGCGGGCCGTGTGCGAGCACGCCTTCGACCGGGCCCAGCCCGGGGAGGTGACCGTCAGCCTGGGCGTGGCGTGCTTCCCCGCCGACGGGGAGATGCCGCTGGCGCTCATCGAGGCGGCCGACCGGGCGCTGTACAGCGCCAAGTGGGCGGGGAGAAACCGGACTCACCTGGCCGGTGGCAGGGCGGGGGAGCCGGACCTGGCCGCCTGA
- a CDS encoding nucleotide sugar dehydrogenase, translating into MKLELKIKSRKATLGVIGLGYVGLPLVAEFGKAGFKVVGIDIDESKVRALKKGRSYIKDVPSKEIAELVKKGLFVPTTDFSLLRKCDTVDICVPTPLRKTKDPDVSYIVAATEQVQKYLHKGMLVVLESTTYPGTTDELILPQLEARGFKVGRDFYLAFSPERVDPGNEKFTTKNIPKVVGGVTPNCTRIAQLLYRQTLSKVVGVSSTRVAEMVKLLENTFRSVNIGMVNEMALMCDRMGMDVWEVIEAASTKPFGFMPFYPGPGLGGHCIPIDPFYLSWKARETGFEARFIELAGQVNGQMPHHAVDKVALALNHIRRSLKGSRVLVVGVAYKNDIDDVRESPALDILELLHRRGAKVDYHDPFVPVLWMPGGKMRSVRISAAALRKYHCAVVVTAHRGVDYPMILRNAATVVDTRNALKGRKAANLFRI; encoded by the coding sequence GTGAAGCTCGAGCTGAAGATCAAGAGCCGCAAGGCCACGCTGGGCGTGATCGGGCTGGGGTACGTGGGGCTGCCGCTGGTTGCGGAATTCGGCAAGGCCGGCTTCAAGGTCGTGGGGATCGACATCGACGAGAGCAAGGTGCGCGCGCTGAAGAAGGGCCGCTCCTACATCAAGGACGTGCCCTCGAAGGAGATCGCGGAGCTGGTGAAGAAGGGCCTGTTCGTGCCCACCACCGACTTCTCGCTGCTGCGCAAGTGCGACACCGTGGACATCTGCGTGCCCACGCCGCTGCGCAAGACCAAGGACCCGGATGTCAGCTACATCGTCGCCGCCACCGAGCAGGTGCAGAAGTACCTGCACAAGGGCATGCTGGTGGTGCTGGAGAGCACCACCTACCCGGGAACCACGGATGAGCTGATCCTGCCGCAGCTGGAGGCGCGCGGGTTCAAGGTGGGCCGGGACTTCTACCTGGCCTTTTCGCCGGAGCGCGTGGACCCGGGCAACGAGAAGTTCACCACCAAGAACATCCCCAAGGTGGTGGGCGGCGTGACCCCGAACTGCACCCGCATCGCGCAGTTGCTGTACCGCCAGACGCTGAGCAAGGTGGTGGGGGTGTCCTCCACGCGGGTGGCGGAGATGGTCAAGCTGCTGGAGAACACCTTCCGGAGCGTGAACATCGGCATGGTCAACGAGATGGCGCTGATGTGCGACCGCATGGGCATGGACGTGTGGGAGGTGATCGAGGCGGCCTCCACCAAGCCGTTCGGCTTCATGCCGTTCTACCCGGGGCCGGGGCTGGGCGGCCACTGCATCCCCATCGACCCGTTCTACCTGTCGTGGAAGGCGCGCGAGACGGGCTTCGAGGCCCGCTTCATCGAGCTGGCCGGGCAGGTGAACGGCCAGATGCCCCACCACGCGGTGGACAAGGTGGCCCTGGCCCTGAACCACATCCGCCGCAGCCTCAAGGGCTCGCGCGTGCTGGTGGTGGGGGTGGCCTACAAGAACGACATCGACGACGTGCGCGAGTCGCCGGCGCTGGACATCCTGGAGCTGCTGCACCGCCGCGGCGCGAAGGTGGACTACCACGACCCGTTCGTGCCCGTTCTGTGGATGCCCGGCGGGAAGATGCGCAGCGTGAGGATCTCGGCGGCGGCGCTGCGCAAGTACCACTGCGCCGTGGTGGTCACCGCCCACCGCGGCGTGGACTACCCGATGATCCTGCGCAACGCGGCCACCGTGGTGGACACGCGCAACGCGCTCAAGGGCCGCAAGGCCGCGAACCTCTTCCGGATCTAG